The Anguilla anguilla isolate fAngAng1 chromosome 2, fAngAng1.pri, whole genome shotgun sequence genome contains the following window.
tattcactgtttccctctctaaggccaaaatctcaatactacatatcctacaatacataaacaaaaccaaaaggaaagGATGGTTGGACAATAACAAAAAGACACCAAAAAATTTGAAAGTGGGCAAGAAAACACTacacaggaaaacagcaggCAAAAAGTCCTCAACAGAAACCCAAAAGCCAAAACACACCTCAGTCTTTCAGCTAGTCAATGCTCTCAGACCTGAAAACCAGCACCTTTTGTAAGGCCCAATGATTAGGTAATGGGCAGCAACTGCAATGATTATAATGAGTTACAGCTGCTGTCATACCTGTGTGTAGGGCCAGCaacgccccctggtggacagcacttgcacgcacacacactattaactattaaatatataatatataatgtacacTATTATATAATCGCTACTTCTTTTGCAAAGGatatttaaaactatatttatcCAAGGTCTGCACCCAGGGCAATGCTACAGCCCATGATCCCCATCATTCACTGTCATGAGAGCCACCCAGAATTTCCAAATTAGATCTTTTTCTGTCAGCGGATCTCCAATTTCTCACTTGTCATCCACTTGTGGACTTCAGCATGGTATCACTTCTGGTGTTGATTAGTACATACTCAGCAAGCTATTACTATtaatatatataagtatatcaGTCCTAGGAATTAAGTACCTGTCAGTGCTGAGTTTGTCAGTAATGGCCTGAGCAATGACTTCACAGTCCTTTTCCAGTGAGTTAAGGGTGATCTGTACGGTCTGGTTAATGGTCTTCTCTATGGTTTTGCACACCTCCTCAATCTGATTCACAGAACGGCATGGCTGAGGCAGGACAGAAGAAACAGGGATTCcagaggagaaaataaatggcTATTTCCTATCTGGCATAGTAGCTATGAACTTATTCAAGTAAGGAAATCTAATCTAGGAAATGATCCAATTCAATGCAAGAACTTGTTAAGATTAACAGTTTAACATAAGGGTCTCCTCCATCAAAATTCAAACAGGATTTTTACAGGCTAATGTTTCCAATTTTCCTCATACTTCCTTCAGgtagtgtatttgtgtattaaaCTGAATACAACAGAATCTGTCTGACTAAAGatgttccaaaatggctgccaggttTGGGGGTTAACACTTTTACtgtatgaatgaaataaaaatctaaaaagaagaaaaataaaaaagagttcATTTATTGTTACTATACAGAATGCAAAGAACAAAAATTGAGTATAATTTTGTCCCAAATATGAATGCGGTACGtaggaaaattaacaaaaatctTTAAGAATAAAAAGTCATATATGGGAATAATCTTACACTCatgacacattcacaaataaagcATAGTGATTTAACGTCAATATGTGTACCAGGTCCACATCCTTATGGAAAAGACTACACTACATTCAAGTTGacataattaaaacaatataggcttcatcatcatcataatcttTATTATGGAGTAATTTCCACAAATTAGCTGGGTACATATTTCCATAAAATGATGAAAGACAGAGGCTGAGAAAATATGCCCACAGGCTGTTTCATCTGTTGAAGATGTATCACCAAGTGAAAAGTACAAGGCGGTCATTTTGGATGATGATTGATCATTGATTTTGGTATCTCAAGCTCTAGCTTCAGTTTTAGTCTTTACAGACAGGTAAGTgatatgtatattaaaaatgaagggaTTCAGAGGAACATCCTGGTCCATTTCCAGGGTATACATGGTTGTGATGATGTCTTGGCAGAATCATTCTCCTACCTTGTTTGGGTTGGGTATGTAAATAGTGGGCATGTCAAAACCACACTTGTTGAGGCCGGGTCTCTTGCACAGCTCCTGAACTATCTGCATCAAAACTTTCTAAACAGCAAAATGCAATTCAGTTAACAAACAAAACTGTGGGTATTAACATATTAATAACTGGCCCCATAGGATTCCTTGGTAACAAAATAcatcttttcaaaaataatttcatttatgaaCTATCATTAAATTGTATTAGTGGGTGTCAAAAATGCTGCCAGTTCAGAGTGATTGGAGCCGCCCAATAAATATATGACAAaaagtgctttagtgatgtcaGATTGGTGTTTCTCCAAGTCTTGCACAATACTGTTGACATTGCTCAGTTTGTCCCTTCTGTAAATAATACTCCCCTAGattacctgtctgtctgagtcaCTCCCAGCCTCGTCTGCCTTGCTCATGTAGAATCGCAGCTTTTCACCATGGCTTTCGTTCAATTTCTCCACAAGGTTCACCGTGCGTTTACACAGTGCCTGGCCCATTGGGTCGAATAACACCAAAATCAGGTCACATACGCTGCCTGAATACAGATAGGAAGGGAGACCCAACATCAACCACCTAAAATACAGGAACCCAACTGATTATATAAAAGATAGTTGAAGCGAGAGGGATATGAAGTCTTTATATAGATAGATGTTTATCTTAACATAATATGGCATTGCACATCCTGCTTTTGAATCTGTTTTCAATGTCCAGAGAGCAAAAGATGGCTGCAAGGGATAGTGGGAGCCTGACGCAGTGAGGGTAAACAAGTTCTACAGTTAATGACAGTGCTTTTTAGAGTTTACAAACCCAGCCACAGAATAGCCTGATCCACATCAAATGGATACTTCATGTACCCATCTACAAGGCCAGGTGTGTCCACAAAGGTCACCAGACTGAAACGTTTCTGCTGGGATGTGCAGATTTCTGTGGTGAGGTACTCCAACACCCCTGTAAGGGACAGAGATTCATCCAGGGGGAAGGAATTTCAGAAACAACTGGACATACAGCACTCATACAAATAGGTGTTATAAGTAGAAAAAGGTTAATCTAATCACACTGGCCTGACCTTTGAAGTCCTGCAGATGTTTGAAatgagggtggaggagaagcGTTGCCTTTCCCTGAAATTGTAAATATTAAAGTGAAGTTGGGGATATGACAGGATTGAACTTCATAACACAGATTTTCCATAACATTACAGACTGTCTTACTTTCATGCTCTGACCAATTTGAAAAATACACTGAGAACCCTAAGCATAGTACAGTTGTTCTTTTCACCGTGAGAGATTCTCTCTTTCGTCCACTGGTGACAAAACTGAAGCCTTGCGTCTCAATGGCCACTCCTGTGCGCTGAATGTGCTCATCTACATACCTGACAGAGAAATACTACACTcctaaatattttcacattgagCATAGAGCAACATACTAAATCTTACAAAACTTCACAGCATAGGCATGTATTCAAAACTATACACAGGATTTTTTGGAATTTACATGTGTGAAAAGTTTGATCTTACACTTCATAAATGTGGACTAAGAGTATGTGAAGATTCTATGTTTGATATGTGCATAGCCAACTACTGATGCGAACGTTCAGCCAATACCAATTAATAAAGGAGCTCTTGCCAGCAGAGTGATTCCCCATAAGCATGACGGTGATTTTTTTCCTTGGCGGTAGAAGAGTCAGTCCCACAGACTGGGCTATGCTGATCAAGCctgagacaaagacattttgtaTAGCGACTCTAATATTAAGGCTGTCATTCTTTCAAACATCATACGTAATGCTACGGATACAAGTTATCAAAATAGAATGCCAGTGACAGAACGAACGCGTTTGATAAGAAAAGGTTATCTATCACTTTATACTACTCAGCATAAAAAATGGCCTACTATTTAATATGATGTGTGTAAATAACATAAAACGAAGTCATACAATTGTTTTAAGTTTGTAGCTCAACCCCGTCGTCGAGTTTTAACATTAGCTaatattaactagctagctataacgTTAGGATTCATGAGCTTGATGAATTTAAAGCAAGATCCAGTGATTTGAATGACAACTGACGTCAAAGTTTACTGTTAACATTGCAGCGTTAGCTACAGCCAGAAACTCACCACTATCGGCGTCATTGTATATTTGGTGGCAGTCTCGCAAGATACGCTCATCGCAGGACACACTTCCCGACATTGAGGCAGCATTTGCGAGGCTTCGGCGCTTATATCTCCCAGACATATTGTGGGCTGGCAACCAGTTAAGTAGCTAGCAGGCTACTttattagcaagctagccacGTAACCGTTAATCCACTTTCCGTCCGCAAGAGTGATTTTCTGTTGATTCGTCTGAGTATTTATGCTTTcaaagtaaataattttgggTTTAAATACTACACTACTTTTGTCACAAGAGAATGGTTAATTTGAATTTCCCCGGTCCAAAGTGAACCAATAAACGTCACCAGTGTCAACCGGCATTACAGAGActtttgggaaatgtagtttctcAGTCATTCAGAAATTTGTAAGCGTAAAAACGCTATGGGCTATGATGGCATTGAGAACAGATTGAGCAGGTTATTATcgagtttaaaatttttttttttgatgcatggtaggtttgatCTTAAATGCAGTGATAACATATAGTAATTTCTTTCCAAAGATGCTATTTCTCAATATAATCATGCCACCCAGATTTCTATGCTTGTGGTTCAGGCACTTTCACCAAACGAAAGTGGTCATAATAGGCTATCCTCAAATTCCAGCTTCCTGACTAGGTGTGACTCGGTCATCAATAAACTGAAGACCACTCAGGTTTTGCTCCCCCATTGTGGTGTGCATAGCTACTAACAGAAGTGCTAAACAAAGAGCTGTTTGAGAGCCAAAATATCTGTGGCCGGTTGCATTAAACACCTTAAGTTTTTCACCTAAAGTTTTTACTTAAGGGATTATTTCCCCTTACCTAAGGGGATCTTGTAAGTGTGTTGCATAAAACCCCTCAAATGTTTTCCTTAGGTCAGCTGAGCCAAATGATCCAACTCCCAGAAAGGAGCCAGATTGCCCATCGTTAGGCTAGACAGAGCACATTGCATGCTGTAGACTATGACAGATCATACCATAACTGCCAGTTGCTAAAGCTACATAAAGTGAAACATACAATATGCTCTATTCTCAGAAAGAAATCTACAGACATTAGGTCTATGGTGCCTGCTCCACTTGTGTCTCTCGAGCCTGTGATATCACCAGAGTCAGATGGTCTACACTCAGCAGTGGGAATCAAAAGGCCAGATTCgaagttacaaaaaaataaataaaataaaaactagaaataagccaaaggagttctggaacaaagttttgtggacaggtgaaacaaaaataagtCTTTATCAAAGCAATGGAAAGCCAAAAGTGTGGAGAACGAGTGCCTTCCAAAATCAAACATGCAACAAGGCAAGAATGCGAGATTTCACTTCACCGGAGGTTCCTTTTTTGTTCTTgggagtacaaaaaaaaaaaacagtgtgctTTGAACGATGAACTGTGTAAGATCCAGGCAACCACTTTTCCTTTatagttcttatacagttctgCAGCGTCAAAACACTTTTCCATGCTTTCCTTTCCGAGTAGCCATTGTGTTTTCTCCTCTGTATTTAAGGGTGAATACAAATGTTTAACTTAGCCAAGAAAATTGACAGTAGAAGGCAGGATTTTGTGTACAAGTctaagtgtattttattttcgtATTTTTGTAGTGTTGATGTGTTTCTTGCTAAGGTTAGAGCTAATTTCAAACTGAATGGATTTTAAGTGTTCTTACACTCTATACATGTAGTCTTGTAAGTATATCTGGAGGcaagaaaacagaacacaagtaTAGGCCTACAGTTTGGAACACAGCCATTGGCAAAACTGTGACATGCAGGGGCATCAGCAATATAATTTTCTTTGTCACAGAGCAGACTAACCTATTTCCATCTTGATCTTCCCTTGTCACATAGCATCATAGGACATCATACAGTAATAGAAAGTTTTAAAGAGACAGTAAATTCTATAGCAGTAATGAGACATTTTTGTTGAGCAACTTGGTTTTGCGTGCAATGTGCATTCACAGAAGACATTAATTTTTGAATAGCATTTCATATGAGGTTTTATCTaagatttgtgtttttggtatatttggagaatttgttttttgttgtcttcCCCTATGATATCAGCTTGACAGAAATCAGGATACCCTTTTCACCTTAGGgtaaaaaaagccaaaaacctaaaataaatagaatttaattttaatcaaaCTTTTCAGTTTCATGCAGAGCTTGCAATTATCTGctaaattatgtaattattgttaAGCTGTATCATGATTTTGAGACTCTTCATATGAAGTCATTTCTTGCTtgtaaaaatgttgcttttgaTATTTACATACCCTCACATATATGGCAGGAATGATAATCTAACTAAAATTGTAGTTCTTGATATCAATGCTTGCCCTAACACAGTCTCAATGAGTTAAAATGTGGAGTCGGCATATcgattaatcaatcaatcaatcaaccttTGTTTCATCTCGAGAACCCATTGAGGAATAATCCTCATTTACAATGGTGTCAAGTTAGGGACattaaacagcaaaacaagTGTGATAAATTAGActttacaattttaaaacatttaatgtaaaaGGAATTGGAAGTTAGTAAGTACAAGGTAGTAAGtgagacatttttttcctgatgggagtggtctcttccaggatgacaatgcccccatccagaGGGCACGAGgagtcactgaatggtttgatgagtatgaaaatgatgtgaatcatatgctatggtcTTCGCCATCACCAGGTCACAACCCAATTGAACATCTTAGGACCAATGTGTTAGTGCTCACCACCACTATCATCAAAACACCACGTGAGGGTGTTTTGATGATGTGAGGGAATATCTCAACAATGGTGTTCCATctctccagtagagttccagagacttgtagaatctatgccaaggcctCATTACctaattttttttgcacaggaGCACATAAATCTTCAGATCTGGGTTCTGGGTTCTTGTTATTTGTACAATCCACCACACAACTTTTAGGCATTCACAATCTTGTAAATCGACCGACTGCTTATCATGAAGAACAACAGATCCCCCATTGTGGGCATGGCCATTGTGTGGCACATTATGCACTGTCTCTATGGGCCTGTAAAAAGCTGTTTTGAAATCAGGGAAGTGCAGTTTGCCTCTCGATGtcttgtacaaattggagccagagaaaatttttaattattttttatttaataggctACTAGGAATGACCATAATGCAATCAAATgttaaagttgaaatgaaaatataaaaaaatgatattgaaatgtcaaaaaaactttaattggCCAATGGAAACTGAAATCGAAGGCTAAAATGGAATAGCTGAAAtggacattttaaatggaaaaataaagtaaGAAATAGAAACCATAATTAACTAATCATTCAATGATCACTTGTGTGCATCAGGCAGCTCCAGTCTTAGCACAAATTTTCTTTGAGCCAGTAAAAATTCCACCCATTAACTGTCATTGTCACATCGGCTGAACTGGATTATTGCAGTACTTGGATAGGTTCCTTGCCTTTCTAATTCAGCTGATTTGTAGTCACCTTGCAAGTATGAAATGGCTGCTGAGCTTCATCCGGATGGGTATTACACAATGGAAGTGGCTGTGATGAAGCACTTTGAAATCCTAAGAGTAGttctcatgaaaaataaacatcttgAAGGCAGATCTTGAATAACCTGGAAATACTAGTCCTGTGATGATTATaatcaatatattatatttaatagaTTGCTTGTGCTTAAATCACAGATACTGTTATCAAATACAATacttaaaacattaaacattgtaAAGTAACTTTCAAATAATgtagtgcacacacaaaattccCCTCACTTCCATCAGTTAATTTGGCTGTTGCTCATCCTCATTGTTAATACTTTTGCATGAGCTAAAGTGCCTAGAATGTCCTGCATCGTAAAGGCTACTGCAGCACTTTCTTCACAAGTTTGTCCTAAAGGGAAtgtttgccattttcatttgtcGCTCATAATCTTCATCAAAAATCTTCAAATGAGAGGCAGAGAAATGATTGACCCAGTCACCAACCTCCCCTGCAAGAGAGAGATGCGGTTATCctagcacacaagcacatttgtTTATATAGTACTCTGAACACTAACCATAGCATCCAACCTCTGATCCATCCCTTTATCCTCATCGAGTGCAATCACCTCTCATTACCTAAAGCTCCTAAAACACCCGAATTACAGAGGACTGAATTCACCTTGATTTAATCTCATAGTTAATATTTCACCCGATGCATCCAGACATGGTCATGCAATGGGAAAAATTTGCATGTGTACTGCTTAAGAGTCAAAAGTTTTATAACTTCTATATTTGAATCTGAGGAGCCAAACCCCTCATAATATAATTGAAAATAGAAGCTGATAAATGTCAACCATTATAAAAAGAGACAAACCTTTTCTCA
Protein-coding sequences here:
- the LOC118220238 gene encoding sarcalumenin-like isoform X2 is translated as MSGRYKRRSLANAASMSGSVSCDERILRDCHQIYNDADSGLISIAQSVGLTLLPPRKKITVMLMGNHSAGKSSFINWYVDEHIQRTGVAIETQGFSFVTSGRKRESLTGKATLLLHPHFKHLQDFKGVLEYLTTEICTSQQKRFSLVTFVDTPGLVDGYMKYPFDVDQAILWLGSVCDLILVLFDPMGQALCKRTVNLVEKLNESHGEKLRFYMSKADEAGSDSDRQKVLMQIVQELCKRPGLNKCGFDMPTIYIPNPNKPCRSVNQIEEVCKTIEKTINQTVQITLNSLEKDCEVIAQAITDKLSTDRHRDADNLQSHCIGCMLCLLVFCLLFLLLAVLLLGSLSNPVLQMILGEECMEALTPYLD
- the LOC118220238 gene encoding uncharacterized protein LOC118220238 isoform X1, which codes for MSGRYKRRSLANAASMSGSVSCDERILRDCHQIYNDADSGLISIAQSVGLTLLPPRKKITVMLMGNHSAGKSSFINWYVDEHIQRTGVAIETQGFSFVTSGRKRESLTGKATLLLHPHFKHLQDFKGVLEYLTTEICTSQQKRFSLVTFVDTPGLVDGYMKYPFDVDQAILWLGSVCDLILVLFDPMGQALCKRTVNLVEKLNESHGEKLRFYMSKADEAGSDSDRQKVLMQIVQELCKRPGLNKCGFDMPTIYIPNPNKPCRSVNQIEEVCKTIEKTINQTVQITLNSLEKDCEVIAQAITDKLSTDRHRDADNLQSHCIGCMLCLLVFCLLFLLLAVLLLGSLSNPVLQMILGEECMEALTPYLVRVMKELDSVPIQDQLYCCGGLFMVSVTLLLLAYLAFRTHPTMSGWQKRQLKDKLEYIGKVMKKTKKKLYEDYLHQSVGEYDMA